A genomic window from Lotus japonicus ecotype B-129 chromosome 1, LjGifu_v1.2 includes:
- the LOC130731380 gene encoding protein EXORDIUM-like produces the protein MTSLLSSSVLSSIFLVISLLHLSSAARTLTQKNDDNSELKFQYHKGPLLNGKISVNLIWYGKFKPSQRAIISDFITSLSSPKTTITAQPSVATWWKATEKYYHLTKSPNHALTLTLGAQILDESYTIGKSLTNEQIIKLASKGPHENAINVVLTSADVAVDGFCSSRCGTHGSSVGLRKGQKFAYVWVGNSEAQCPGQCAWPFHNPIYGPQSPALVAPNNDVGLDGMVINMASLLAGTVTNPFGNEYFQGPKEAPLEAASACAGVYGKGAYPGYTGELLVDAATGASYNANGVNGRRFLVPALFDPTTSTCSTLA, from the coding sequence ATGACATCTCTTTTGTCTTCAAGTGTTCTATCATCAATATTCCTCGTTATTTCTCTACTCCATTTGAGCTCAGCAGCAAGGACACTGACTCAAAAAAATGACGACAACTCTGAGTTAAAGTTCCAATACCACAAAGGCCCTCTTCTCAATGGAAAAATCTCCGTTAATCTCATATGGTACGGTAAATTCAAGCCTTCCCAGCGAGCCATAATCTCTGATTTCATCACCTCCCTATCCTCACCCAAAACCACCATCACAGCCCAACCATCCGTCGCCACATGGTGGAAAGCCACCGAGAAATACTACCACCTCACAAAATCACCAAACCAcgccctcaccctcaccctcggTGCACAAATCTTGGATGAGAGTTACACAATTGGAAAATCACTCACCAATGAACAGATTATTAAGCTAGCATCAAAGGGTCCCCATGAAAACGCAATTAACGTGGTTCTCACATCCGCTGACGTGGCAGTTGATGGGTTTTGCTCTAGTAGGTGTGGGACACACGGTTCCTCAGTGGGTCTTCGGAAGGGACAAAAGTTTGCTTATGTGTGGGTGGGTAACTCAGAGGCCCAATGCCCTGGTCAATGCGCGTGGCCTTTCCACAATCCTATTTATGGGCCTCAAAGCCCGGCCTTGGTTGCACCGAACAATGACGTGGGCCTTGATGGAATGGTCATCAATATGGCTAGCCTGTTGGCTGGGACCGTGACGAACCCATTCGGGAATGAGTACTTCCAAGGTCCTAAAGAGGCGCCGCTTGAGGCTGCTTCCGCTTGTGCCGGTGTGTATGGTAAAGGGGCTTACCCTGGCTACACTGGGGAGCTTTTGGTGGACGCTGCTACCGGCGCAAGCTACAATGCTAACGGTGTCAACGGGAGGAGATTTTTGGTGCCAGCACTCTTTGATCCGACTACATCAACTTGTTCAACCCTCGCGTAA
- the LOC130739675 gene encoding uncharacterized protein LOC130739675, which produces MLLSALYFWERSTNCLHVPFGMITPTLLDVAAITGLWPIGDDYHSVPAAAKPISIPTDNISFGRFIKDHYVENDEVSDAEHVAFLLYWLSAYVFCTKSLRTPAKLLPLANLLHEGRQLAMARLVLGNLYQIMNEAVEDVRSTKTISLNAAGPLWLFQLWLNAVFESLLPVRDNPPTGFSTGIDAHRLETLTPAYDSSSFEADFRRYFTTFLELKHYRPSFSPYSKASRGPFWLRNSYPNACDPTSPKEHHVTLWRTILSPRVLTVGFASNDYTLCGYNPQLLSRQFGFSQALPNTLFDKSLVLYPATIKKASAFDTTVHFYNKKLLKLSPFNYAPSYYATNAFKTW; this is translated from the coding sequence aTGCTATTGAGTGCGCTTTACTTTTGGGAGAGGTCtactaattgccttcatgtcCCATTTGGCATGATTACCCCAACCCTCCTGgatgttgctgccatcactggATTATGGCCTATTGGCGATGATTATCACTCAGTGCCTGCGGCTGCTAAGCCCATCTCGATTCCTACTGATAACATCTCATTTGGCCGGTttattaaggaccattatgtcgagaatGACGAAGTGTCCGATGCTGAACATGTTGCGTTCCTGTTGTATTGGCTTTCAGCTTATGTCTTTTGTACCAAGTCCTTGCGCACACCCGCTAAGCTTTTGCCTTTAGCCAACCTGCtccacgagggtcgacaactcgCTATGGCTAGGCTTGTTCTCGGCAACCTCTATCAAATTatgaatgaagctgtcgaggacgTTCGGAGCACCAAGACCATTTCTTTGAATGCGGCTGGACCTCTGTGGttatttcaactttggttgaatgcggttttcgaatCTCTCTTACCGGTGCGAGACAATCCTCCGACTGGTTTTAGCACTGGGATTGATGCTCATAGGCTTGAAACCTTGACCCCGGCCTATGACTCGTCGAGTTTTGAAGCTGACTTCAGGAGATATTTTACCACGTTTCTTGAGCTGAAGCATTATCGACCTAGTTTTTCTCCTTATAGCAAAGCTAgtcgtggccctttctggctgaggaacTCTTACCCTAACGCATGTGACCCCACATCACCCAAGGAACACCACGTTACTCTCTGGAGGACAATCCTTTCACCTAGGGTTTTGACTGTAGGCTTTGCTAGTAACGACTATACTTTATGTGGCTATAACCCTCAATTGCTATCTCGACAATTCGGGTTTAGCCAAGCTTTGCCCAACACCCTGTTCGACAAGAGCCTTGTCCTATACCCCGCGACCATCAAGAAGGCTTCTGCTTTTGACACGACGGTTCATTTCTACAACAAGAAGCTTCTCAAACTGAGCCCTTTCAACTATGCTCCTTCGTACtatgccactaatgctttcaaaaCCTGGTGA